CATGCCGAGTTCTTTCTTCGCCTTTTTAAGCAGTTTCAGGCCTTTCTCGCCCATGCCCTGGAAATCGTAAGGCGAAGTCCTCGGCTTGTAGGCCGATGCCCTCAAAATTTTCGCGCCCGACTTTTTCACTGCCTCGGCGGTCGTGAACAACTGCTCTTCCGATTCAATCGCGCACGGCCCTGCAATCATTATGACTTCCTTGCCGCCGATCCTGACGCCATCGACGTCGATGACCGTGTTTTCAGGATGGAATTCGCGGCTTGCAAGCTTGTATGGCTTGAGTATGGGCATTACTTTTTCCACGCCCGGCAATGAGGCAATCCTGTCGGCGTTCAGCTTGCGCTCGTCGCCGATCGCCCCGATGATTGTCCTTTCCGTGCCCTTCGAGACATGCGGCTGCAGGCCTGCAGAAATTATCGCCGCTTTGACGGCCTCAATTTCCTGTTCCGAAACCCCTTTTTTGAGGACTATTATCATTCCAAACCACTCCTTTGCATTTTGTGTTTTTATGATTAATAAACGTTTTGATATCCCGAAGCAAGACAGCAAAAAGACAAGCTTTAGCTGCCCGCTTCAGCCATAGAAGTAATAGGAAAAGAAGATTGTGGCCCCGGCTGGCCAGAACGCATTAACAGAATGAATTGCCTGAATCTCAGCCGAATCCATGAAAACAATTATTGCTGCTAACCTTTTTAAAGCCTAAGGCAGACTAAGGCAGGCTCATTCCAGAATGCCGCGCTTTTTCATCAACCGCACGATTTCTTCGACGTTTTCCTCGACGCTCGCGCTTTCGCTTGAAACCCGCGCATCAGCCGCATTCTCGTAAAACGGTTTGCGCACTTCCAGCAGATGCTTGACTTCCTCGATGCCTTCCTTGTTTGTCAGGGACGGCCGGTTCCTGTCCTTGCCAATGCGCTCGAAAATCTTTTCAGGCGAAGCCTCCAGCAAAACCACAAAGCCGTTTGCCTTCAGGTTCCCGGTATTCTCATCATCCATGACTGCGCCGCCGCCGGTCGCAATCACGTGGTTGTCCAGGCCGGACAGCAGGAAAATCGCTTCTTTTTCCATGCGCCTGAATTCCGCTTCGCCGGACCTGCGGAAAATCTCCGGAACCGTCCTTCCCGCGCGCTTCACTACCTCGTCGTCAGAATCCCTGAATTTCCAGCCCAGCTTTTTAGCAAGGGCCCTGCCGACAAAGGTCTTGCCGGTTCCCCTGTAGCCTATAAGCACGACATTCAACCTTCCACCACCAACAAATTCTCTCTTCAAATTTTCATTTCTTCAATCTTTACCTGGGGCACCGGCGGTTTTTCCGTTTTCGACGCGGCCCGTTTCTCAAAAACAAACAGGCCGATAGTGGAAACAATGTTTGAATAGAATATTATTATGAATCCTAAGAGAATAATAATTTTTTCAAACCCGCCAAAGTTAACGCCCGCGCTTGCAGGATAAGTGGCCATGACCGCGGCGGCAAGGCCCTTTGACATGGTCGTGGAGATAAGCAGCCGGTCAGGACACAGGCGTTTGTTGAAAAAAACCAGTATTTTCACCGCCACAAACCGCGCAAGCGCCATTCCCGCAAAAGCCGCAATGGAAACGAAAATAATTTCCGCCGAAAAGGCATCCAGGCTGAAAATTATTCCGAGGTAAATGAAAAAAAATGTCCTGGTGAAAAAGGTGAGCTCGGAATGCAGGGAAACCGTGCTGACGCCAAGGGAAGACTGCCTCATCCCCAGGAAAGCCATTATCCCGGATGCGTTTCCAAGGACAAGCCCGAAAACAAGCGCGGCCATCGCACCATTGCCTTTAGCGTACTCGACCACCGCAAACAGGAAAAACAGGATTGCCAAAGTCAGGAGATACTGGTGCTTGCTTGTTGTCGTGAAATCTCTCAGGGCCTTAAGCCAGAGAATGGCCAAAATAGCCGCGGCAAAAATAGGGATTGAGAAAGCGCCCATGACGCTTTGCGCAATCGACTGAACACTGATTGTTTTCAGCGAAACCACCTCGATTATCACGAAAGCTGTTGTGATTGTGAAAATGTCCGTTATGACGGATTCCATTTCCAGCAGGATTTTAGTCTGCTCGGAAGCACTTGACTTCCTGACCAGATGGACCACCATTGCCGTGCTCGTGCCTCCGAAAACCGCGCCGACAAACATGGCAGCAAAAAAATTCCACCCAAGGAACGACAGGATTGCGGTAACGAACAGCAGGCTCAGGAAAAAAACCAGCGCAGTGAACATCGTGCTTGACTGCAGGCTTTTAAGCACATTGTGAAAATTCAGCCTGAGGCCGCTTTCAAACATTATGAACGCCAGAGTGAGGGAACCCAAAAAGGGCGCGCTGTCACGGAAAAGCCCGATGACCTCCACAGGAAAGACTTTCAGGACCGGTCCGAGAAGCAGGCCAAAAACCATCAAAAGGATTATGTCCGACAGGCTCGTCCTCTTGAAAATCATCTGCCCCGCAAAGCCGGAAAAAATTATGACCGCAACAAACAGGAAAAGGAAGTAAACATCCGGCATCCTGAAAATCACTTCTCATTCAGGGCTGCAAGCGCGGAAAAAAAATCAGGATAACTTTTCCCAACGCAGTCCGGATTTTTGATTTTCACGCCCGCAACTTTCAGGCCCGCGATTGCGAACGCCATTGCAATGCGGTGGTCGTTGTACGTCTCAATCTCGGCGCCGTGCGGCAAGCCGCCGAAAACTGTCAGCGAATTCCTGCCTGCAACGGCCTTGATGCCCATTTTTGCCAGTTCGTGCGCGGGCGCCTTGATGCGGTCGCTTTCCTTGATTGAAAGGTGCCCTATGCCGGTCATGAGTGTTTTGCCTTTTGCGAACGCCGCGACAACCGCGAGCGTCGGAACCATGTCCGGCAGGGGATTCATATTAACCGAAATGCCCTTCAGTCCGTTTCCGCCTTTTTTCGGCCCTTGCACTTCCGCAAAATCCTTTCCGAAACTGACTTTGCAGCCCATTTTTTTCAGCACCTGCAGGAATGCCTTGTCGCCCTGCACGGATTCCGGATTAAGGTTTTTGACGCGCACCTTTCCGCCGAGAATCGCGGCGGCGGCAAAAAAGTAGCCTGCGCTCGAATAATCGCCTTCGATGTCCAGGTTTCTTGCCTTGTAAGCCTGCCCCGCCCTGACAGAAAATTTTTTGTAGCCTTTTCTTTGCACATTGACGCCGAAGCTTTTCATGCAATCAATCGTTATGTCGACATAAGGCTTGGAACTCATCGAACCCATGCATTCCAGCCCAACATTTTTCCGTGCGTAAGGCGCCGCGACAAGTATAGAGGAAAAGAACTGCGAGCTTTCCCCGCCGTGCATTCCGGCTTTTCCGCCGGCAAGGGTTCCGCCTTGAACCATTATCGGCGGGCAACCATTGTTGACGCTTTCGGCTTTCACTCCCAAGGCACGCAATGCCCTCAGGAGTTCCCCGACAGGCCTCTGCCTCATTCTCTCGTCGCCGTCCAATTCAATTGTCCTGCCGGTTTCGGCAAGCGCGCAAACCGAGGCGAGGAATCGCATTGACACGCCCGAATTGCCTACAAAGATTTTGTCTTTCGGCGCCTTTAGCCTGCCGCCGGTGCCGTGCACGACAACCGAATTCGTGCCGGCCGCGCTTTCAATTTCTATTTTTGCGCCCAATGCGCGCATGGCATTGATTGCATGCAGCTGGTCTTCCGCCAAAAGCGGGTTTTTCAAAACTGATCTGCCATTGGCAAGCGAGGCAAGAAAAATAGCGCGAAGCGTGTAAGCCTTTGACGGCGGCGCGGAAACTGATGCGTCCAATGCAGTTTGTGCGGGGATTGCCCGAATTTCGTCCGCCATGTTAAAGCTTTAAATACGAGGTTTCTTTTAAAATAATTGTATGGCTCAAGACAGGCGGCTCAAAATTCTGTGGTTCGAGGACGAGCCAAATATTTCCATGCTTTATGGGGAGGAACTTGGGGACGGCAGGCTTGCCGAGGCGGACGTGCATTTGTCGACAAGCCTTGCTGACGCGGAAGCCTATCTTGCGGGCAACACGCCGGACATCCTTTTCACCGACGTGAATTTGCACGGCCAAGGCAACGTTGCCGAATTCATCCGCGGCGTGCAGCAAAAAAATCCTGTCTGTGAAATAGCATTCGTCACCGCGGCACAGAAGTCTGCAGTGCACACGTGGCCCGGCACGCATTTTGTCGAAAAGACATCGGACATG
The sequence above is drawn from the Candidatus Diapherotrites archaeon genome and encodes:
- a CDS encoding shikimate kinase, which produces MNVVLIGYRGTGKTFVGRALAKKLGWKFRDSDDEVVKRAGRTVPEIFRRSGEAEFRRMEKEAIFLLSGLDNHVIATGGGAVMDDENTGNLKANGFVVLLEASPEKIFERIGKDRNRPSLTNKEGIEEVKHLLEVRKPFYENAADARVSSESASVEENVEEIVRLMKKRGILE
- a CDS encoding cation:proton antiporter — encoded protein: MIFRMPDVYFLFLFVAVIIFSGFAGQMIFKRTSLSDIILLMVFGLLLGPVLKVFPVEVIGLFRDSAPFLGSLTLAFIMFESGLRLNFHNVLKSLQSSTMFTALVFFLSLLFVTAILSFLGWNFFAAMFVGAVFGGTSTAMVVHLVRKSSASEQTKILLEMESVITDIFTITTAFVIIEVVSLKTISVQSIAQSVMGAFSIPIFAAAILAILWLKALRDFTTTSKHQYLLTLAILFFLFAVVEYAKGNGAMAALVFGLVLGNASGIMAFLGMRQSSLGVSTVSLHSELTFFTRTFFFIYLGIIFSLDAFSAEIIFVSIAAFAGMALARFVAVKILVFFNKRLCPDRLLISTTMSKGLAAAVMATYPASAGVNFGGFEKIIILLGFIIIFYSNIVSTIGLFVFEKRAASKTEKPPVPQVKIEEMKI
- the aroA gene encoding 3-phosphoshikimate 1-carboxyvinyltransferase, translating into MADEIRAIPAQTALDASVSAPPSKAYTLRAIFLASLANGRSVLKNPLLAEDQLHAINAMRALGAKIEIESAAGTNSVVVHGTGGRLKAPKDKIFVGNSGVSMRFLASVCALAETGRTIELDGDERMRQRPVGELLRALRALGVKAESVNNGCPPIMVQGGTLAGGKAGMHGGESSQFFSSILVAAPYARKNVGLECMGSMSSKPYVDITIDCMKSFGVNVQRKGYKKFSVRAGQAYKARNLDIEGDYSSAGYFFAAAAILGGKVRVKNLNPESVQGDKAFLQVLKKMGCKVSFGKDFAEVQGPKKGGNGLKGISVNMNPLPDMVPTLAVVAAFAKGKTLMTGIGHLSIKESDRIKAPAHELAKMGIKAVAGRNSLTVFGGLPHGAEIETYNDHRIAMAFAIAGLKVAGVKIKNPDCVGKSYPDFFSALAALNEK